One part of the Nostoc sp. PCC 7120 = FACHB-418 genome encodes these proteins:
- a CDS encoding alpha/beta fold hydrolase, whose product MTLKAQPPAAIDYATQVIANFDKLVWTWRNHKIQYTVMGTGQPLVLVHGFGASIGHWRKNIPVLANAGYQIFAIDLLGFGGSEKAAIDYSVDVWVELLKDFWTAHIQQPAVFVGNSIGALLSLIILAKHPEITSGGVLINSAGGLSHRPHELNPPLRIVMATFNRVVRSPITGKFVFNRIRQKSQIRRTLYQVYRDRTAVTDELVDLLYTPSCDPGAQQVFASILTAPPGPTPEELLPQVERPLLVIWGADDPWTPITGAKIYEQAQENGKDITIIPIPGAGHCPHDEVPNVVNAQIIDWLARRK is encoded by the coding sequence ATGACTTTAAAGGCTCAACCGCCAGCAGCGATAGACTACGCCACACAGGTGATCGCTAATTTTGATAAACTAGTGTGGACTTGGCGCAATCACAAAATTCAGTACACAGTCATGGGTACTGGACAGCCATTAGTACTAGTTCACGGCTTTGGTGCTTCCATCGGACATTGGCGCAAGAACATTCCAGTTTTGGCAAATGCTGGCTACCAAATCTTTGCTATTGATTTGTTGGGTTTTGGTGGTTCTGAGAAAGCAGCAATTGACTACAGTGTAGATGTTTGGGTAGAACTGCTCAAAGACTTTTGGACAGCCCATATTCAACAACCAGCCGTATTTGTCGGTAACTCCATTGGTGCGCTTTTAAGCCTGATAATATTGGCAAAACATCCAGAGATTACATCTGGTGGTGTTTTAATCAACTCAGCAGGTGGTTTGAGCCATCGTCCCCATGAACTGAACCCACCACTACGGATTGTGATGGCAACATTTAATAGAGTAGTGCGATCGCCCATTACAGGTAAATTTGTCTTTAACCGTATCCGCCAAAAATCTCAAATTCGCCGCACTCTCTACCAAGTTTACCGCGATCGTACAGCCGTCACTGATGAATTAGTTGATTTACTTTATACCCCATCCTGTGATCCTGGAGCGCAGCAAGTTTTCGCCTCCATCCTCACAGCACCTCCTGGCCCCACACCAGAGGAACTATTACCCCAAGTAGAGCGTCCTTTACTAGTAATTTGGGGTGCTGATGACCCCTGGACACCAATTACAGGGGCGAAGATTTACGAACAAGCCCAGGAGAATGGCAAAGACATAACAATTATTCCCATTCCTGGTGCTGGTCATTGTCCCCACGATGAAGTTCCAAATGTCGTCAACGCCCAGATTATTGATTGGCTTGCACGGAGAAAATAA
- a CDS encoding HhoA/HhoB/HtrA family serine endopeptidase: MQFSKLSRSIRQLGTHVLAIFIGVVLTVSSLRVLPSQAEPAPNPSTTGSAPELVAQRQSPTAAVIGNSSFVTAAVNRVGSAVVRIDTERTITRRVDPFLEDPFFRRFFGEGFQGQLPPEQMRGLGSGFIIDKSGLILTNAHVVDKADRVTVRLKDGRSFDGKVQGIDEVTDLAVVKINAGNSLPVAPLGSSNNVQVGDWAIAVGNPLGFDNTVTLGIVSTLKRSSAQVGITDKRLDFIQTDAAINPGNSGGPLLNDKGEVIGINTAIRADAMGIGFAIPIDKAKAIATQLERDGKVAHPYLGVQMATLTPELAQQNNIDPNSAFAIPEVNGVLVIRVVPNSPAANAGIRRGDVILQVDGQAITTAEQLQNVVENSRLGQALQVRLQRGNQTQQLSVRTAELQNAA, encoded by the coding sequence ATGCAATTTTCCAAATTATCCAGGTCTATACGCCAACTCGGTACTCATGTATTAGCAATATTTATAGGAGTTGTATTAACGGTTAGCAGTTTGCGTGTTTTGCCGTCGCAAGCGGAACCAGCGCCTAATCCTAGTACAACTGGATCTGCGCCGGAACTAGTTGCTCAAAGACAATCACCAACTGCGGCTGTTATCGGTAACAGTAGTTTTGTGACAGCAGCTGTGAATCGTGTTGGTTCAGCAGTGGTGAGGATTGATACAGAACGCACAATTACACGCCGGGTAGATCCATTTTTGGAAGATCCCTTTTTCCGGCGCTTTTTTGGTGAAGGCTTTCAGGGACAGTTGCCACCAGAACAGATGCGTGGTTTAGGTTCGGGATTTATCATTGATAAAAGTGGCTTAATCTTAACTAATGCCCATGTGGTAGATAAAGCCGATCGCGTGACTGTTCGCCTGAAAGATGGCCGTAGTTTTGACGGTAAGGTGCAAGGCATTGATGAAGTCACGGATTTAGCGGTGGTGAAAATCAACGCGGGTAATAGTCTACCAGTTGCACCCTTGGGTTCTTCTAATAATGTCCAAGTGGGAGACTGGGCGATCGCAGTTGGTAATCCTTTGGGTTTTGATAATACTGTTACTTTGGGTATTGTCAGCACCCTCAAGCGTTCTAGCGCTCAAGTGGGGATTACTGATAAGCGTTTAGATTTCATCCAAACTGATGCAGCCATTAACCCTGGTAACTCTGGTGGCCCGTTGTTAAATGACAAGGGTGAAGTGATTGGGATTAACACTGCCATTCGTGCTGATGCAATGGGGATTGGATTTGCGATTCCTATTGATAAAGCTAAAGCGATCGCTACTCAATTGGAACGAGATGGTAAAGTTGCTCACCCCTATTTAGGTGTACAAATGGCAACTTTAACACCTGAATTAGCTCAACAAAATAATATTGACCCCAATTCGGCTTTTGCAATTCCCGAAGTTAACGGTGTTTTGGTGATTCGAGTAGTACCTAACTCCCCGGCTGCTAATGCTGGTATCCGACGCGGTGATGTGATTTTGCAAGTTGATGGTCAAGCAATCACCACTGCGGAACAGTTACAAAACGTTGTGGAAAACAGTCGCCTCGGTCAAGCGTTACAAGTGAGATTGCAACGAGGTAATCAGACACAGCAGTTATCAGTACGCACGGCTGAATTGCAAAATGCTGCTTAA
- a CDS encoding aspartate aminotransferase: MSFDWITPADRIQQLPPYVFARLDELKAKAREQGIDLIDLGMGNPDGATPQPVVDAAIQALQDPKNHGYPPFEGTASFRRAITNWYNRRYGVVLDPDSEALPLLGSKEGLSHLAIAYVNPGDVVLVPSPAYPAHFRGPVIAGGTVHSLILKPENDWLIDLTAIPEEVARKAKILYFNYPSNPTGATAPREFFEEIVAFARKYEILLVHDLCYAELAFDGYQPTSLLEIPGAKDIGVEFHTLSKTYNMAGWRVGFVVGNRHVIQGLRTLKTNLDYGIFAALQTAAETALQLPDIYLHEVQQRYRTRRDFLIQGLGELGWDVPKTKATMYLWVKCPVGMGSTDFALNLLQQTGVVVTPGNAFGVAGEGYVRISLIADCDRLGEALDRIKQAGIRYRPEALVSAPE; this comes from the coding sequence ATGAGTTTCGATTGGATTACGCCAGCAGATAGGATACAGCAACTACCACCTTATGTATTTGCCCGTCTTGACGAGCTGAAAGCTAAGGCAAGGGAGCAAGGAATTGATTTAATAGATTTGGGGATGGGGAATCCTGATGGCGCGACGCCACAACCAGTGGTAGATGCGGCTATCCAAGCTTTGCAAGACCCCAAAAATCACGGTTACCCTCCCTTTGAAGGTACAGCAAGTTTCCGCCGTGCCATTACTAACTGGTACAATCGCCGCTATGGGGTTGTACTAGACCCTGATAGTGAAGCCTTACCCCTACTCGGTTCTAAAGAAGGATTATCTCATTTAGCGATCGCCTATGTGAACCCTGGCGATGTGGTGCTGGTTCCTTCTCCCGCCTACCCCGCCCATTTTCGTGGCCCGGTAATCGCTGGGGGTACAGTCCACAGCTTAATTCTTAAACCTGAGAATGACTGGTTAATTGATTTAACCGCCATTCCTGAAGAAGTTGCCAGAAAAGCCAAAATATTATACTTTAACTATCCCAGCAACCCCACAGGCGCAACTGCACCCCGTGAATTTTTCGAGGAAATTGTGGCATTTGCCCGCAAATACGAAATTCTCTTGGTGCATGATTTGTGTTATGCCGAGTTAGCCTTTGATGGCTATCAACCCACCAGCTTACTAGAAATTCCTGGCGCAAAAGATATCGGCGTGGAGTTCCACACCTTATCGAAAACCTACAATATGGCTGGTTGGCGTGTGGGCTTTGTTGTGGGGAATCGTCATGTAATTCAAGGCTTGCGGACACTCAAAACCAACCTGGACTATGGCATTTTCGCCGCCTTGCAAACAGCCGCCGAAACAGCCTTACAACTACCAGATATTTATCTGCACGAAGTACAACAACGCTACCGCACCCGTCGGGATTTCCTCATCCAAGGATTAGGCGAGTTGGGCTGGGATGTTCCCAAGACCAAAGCCACCATGTATCTGTGGGTGAAATGTCCTGTGGGTATGGGTTCAACGGATTTCGCCCTCAACTTGTTGCAACAAACAGGCGTTGTCGTCACCCCTGGTAATGCCTTTGGGGTTGCCGGGGAGGGATATGTGCGGATAAGCTTAATTGCAGATTGCGATCGTTTAGGTGAAGCCTTAGACCGAATTAAGCAAGCTGGCATCCGTTATCGTCCAGAAGCTCTCGTTTCTGCCCCAGAATAG
- a CDS encoding Ycf51 family protein, with protein sequence MLTTAEFLKYTQWSGIATVIFAVLAILAFLFKWGIRFRLVGTTGFMLVLTAGLFGLSIVPLSRTVIPGAVKYTLVYDNGSSQAVISLSPKISPPEVEATLLQAASNLNSFGRSGDRNDNKVTIRARTLIHPEPGLTVPLYLGEVKRSLASREDTQISVEIYPEKFAQLPPAKA encoded by the coding sequence ATGCTCACAACGGCTGAATTTCTGAAATATACTCAATGGTCTGGTATTGCCACTGTGATATTTGCAGTTTTGGCAATACTAGCGTTCCTGTTCAAATGGGGCATCCGTTTTCGGCTAGTAGGTACGACTGGCTTTATGTTGGTACTGACTGCTGGTTTATTTGGACTTTCAATAGTTCCCTTGAGTCGTACCGTGATTCCTGGGGCTGTTAAGTACACTCTAGTTTACGATAATGGCTCAAGCCAAGCGGTAATCTCCCTATCTCCGAAAATTTCCCCTCCGGAAGTAGAAGCAACTTTATTACAAGCTGCCAGCAATCTCAATTCTTTTGGGCGTTCTGGTGACAGGAATGATAACAAGGTGACAATTCGCGCTCGTACTCTGATTCACCCAGAACCAGGGCTAACAGTACCACTTTACCTGGGAGAAGTTAAGCGATCGCTCGCTAGTCGAGAAGATACTCAGATATCAGTGGAAATATATCCAGAGAAATTTGCTCAATTGCCACCAGCAAAAGCTTAA
- a CDS encoding ArsR/SmtB family transcription factor, which translates to MQTPTATVPHFIAAGFHALSDPIRINVLELLRQRELCVCDLCEALGVSQSKLSFHLKTLKEASLVNSRQQGRWIYYSLNLPQFAVLEKYLTDYQHFGQVLPARCCDNK; encoded by the coding sequence ATGCAAACCCCCACTGCTACCGTTCCTCATTTCATCGCTGCCGGTTTCCATGCTCTTTCTGATCCTATCAGGATTAATGTCTTGGAATTACTTCGTCAGCGAGAATTGTGCGTCTGTGACTTGTGCGAAGCTTTGGGGGTAAGTCAATCAAAACTGTCTTTTCACCTCAAAACTCTCAAAGAAGCTAGTTTAGTTAACTCCCGTCAACAAGGGCGCTGGATTTATTACAGTCTGAATTTGCCTCAATTTGCTGTGTTAGAAAAGTATTTGACAGATTACCAACACTTTGGGCAAGTATTACCTGCACGCTGCTGTGATAATAAGTAG
- a CDS encoding serine/threonine protein kinase: protein MELDAFNKGAIPLINHPDCSALGYQVIQELGRNQEEGRITYLAHHHQSKQQVVIKEFSFAHTYTDWCDFTAYESEAKILQKLNHPRIPRYLDSFATQTGFYLVQEYKHALPLSSKRSFQPEEIKQIAVSVLEILVYLQQRIDPIIHRDIKPENILVDEQLNAYLVDFGLARVQDTKIALTSLLTGTPGFIPPEEQLGYSLSLASDLYSVGATLICLLANIRSVDIGKLIDSKGYFDFQKLDSQIDLRFRSWLMGMVEPKWQYRYTNAADALAALQPIQVTGNATAMEILATVIKLKYQTTVLGLAIIGVLAVAGATLILSQQGGAAQQLQEARK from the coding sequence ATGGAGCTTGATGCGTTTAATAAAGGAGCAATTCCCTTAATCAATCATCCAGATTGTTCTGCTTTAGGTTATCAAGTTATTCAAGAACTCGGACGGAACCAAGAAGAAGGTCGCATCACTTATTTAGCTCATCATCATCAGTCTAAGCAACAGGTAGTAATTAAAGAATTTAGTTTTGCTCATACCTATACTGACTGGTGTGATTTTACAGCTTATGAAAGTGAAGCGAAAATCTTGCAAAAACTAAATCATCCCCGCATTCCTCGCTATCTAGATTCTTTTGCAACTCAGACAGGTTTCTATTTAGTCCAGGAGTATAAACACGCTCTACCCTTAAGCTCAAAACGCAGCTTTCAGCCAGAAGAAATTAAGCAAATAGCTGTATCAGTTTTAGAAATTTTGGTGTATTTACAGCAACGAATTGACCCAATTATTCATCGGGATATCAAACCAGAAAATATCTTAGTCGATGAGCAACTGAATGCTTACTTAGTAGATTTTGGTTTAGCTAGGGTGCAAGATACAAAAATAGCTCTCACCAGCTTACTAACAGGAACACCAGGCTTTATACCACCAGAGGAACAATTAGGCTATTCTTTATCTTTGGCTTCAGATTTATACAGTGTAGGGGCGACACTAATTTGTTTACTTGCTAATATCCGTTCTGTAGATATTGGTAAGTTGATTGACAGTAAGGGTTATTTTGATTTTCAGAAACTAGATTCTCAAATCGATTTACGCTTCCGCTCCTGGTTAATGGGTATGGTGGAACCCAAGTGGCAATATCGCTATACTAATGCCGCCGATGCTTTGGCAGCACTACAGCCTATTCAAGTCACTGGTAATGCTACAGCTATGGAAATATTAGCCACAGTCATCAAGTTGAAATATCAAACTACTGTTTTGGGTTTAGCAATAATTGGGGTGCTAGCAGTCGCTGGGGCTACTTTGATACTGTCTCAACAGGGTGGAGCCGCTCAACAGTTACAAGAGGCGAGGAAATAA
- a CDS encoding aldo/keto reductase has product MLYRKFGRTELQMPVFSCGGMRYQYKWQDVSYSDIPADQQANLEATINRAIEVGINHIETARGYGSSEMQLGKILPKFPREKLIVQTKLAPVADGKEFRKTFEQSLSYLQLDYVDLLGIHGINTPELLDYSVRPGGCLDVVQQLQAEGKVRFVGFSTHGSTDVIIQAINTNQFDYVNLHWYYINQWNWPAIEAATRHDMGVFIISPTDKGGQLYNPPQKLVDLCAPLSPMVFNDLFCLSHSQVHTLSLGAAKPQDFDEHLQTLDLINRASEILPPILGRLEDAAIASLGEDWVKTWETNLPQWEQTPGQINIRVILWLLNLATTYDLVDYAKMRYNLLGNASHWFPGNKADKLNEIDLQQCLRYSPHADKIPQFLAKAHQLLAGEELQRLSQS; this is encoded by the coding sequence ATGCTATATAGAAAATTTGGACGCACAGAATTACAGATGCCGGTGTTCTCTTGCGGCGGCATGAGATACCAATATAAATGGCAAGATGTTAGTTATTCGGATATTCCGGCGGATCAGCAAGCAAATCTGGAAGCAACTATTAATCGCGCTATTGAGGTGGGGATCAATCACATTGAAACTGCCCGTGGTTATGGTAGTTCCGAAATGCAATTGGGGAAAATATTGCCTAAGTTTCCCCGCGAAAAATTAATTGTCCAAACCAAACTTGCGCCTGTTGCCGATGGGAAAGAGTTCCGCAAAACTTTTGAGCAATCATTGAGTTATCTTCAGTTAGACTACGTAGATTTACTAGGAATACATGGAATTAATACTCCTGAGTTATTAGACTATAGTGTACGTCCTGGGGGTTGTTTGGACGTAGTGCAACAGTTGCAAGCAGAAGGTAAAGTCCGATTTGTGGGCTTTTCCACCCACGGTTCTACGGATGTAATCATCCAGGCAATTAATACTAACCAATTTGATTATGTCAACCTGCACTGGTACTACATCAATCAATGGAATTGGCCAGCCATTGAAGCGGCTACCCGTCATGATATGGGGGTGTTTATTATTAGCCCCACAGATAAGGGAGGTCAGCTTTATAATCCACCTCAAAAATTAGTGGATTTATGCGCCCCTTTAAGTCCGATGGTGTTTAATGATTTATTTTGTCTGAGTCATTCTCAAGTGCATACCTTGAGTTTAGGCGCAGCTAAACCCCAAGATTTTGATGAACACTTGCAGACATTGGACTTAATAAACCGGGCATCAGAGATTTTACCACCAATTTTAGGGAGGTTGGAAGATGCAGCGATCGCCTCTTTGGGAGAAGATTGGGTAAAAACCTGGGAAACCAATTTACCCCAATGGGAACAAACCCCTGGTCAGATAAATATCCGGGTGATTTTATGGCTGCTAAATCTAGCTACTACCTACGATTTAGTGGACTATGCCAAAATGCGGTACAACTTATTGGGCAACGCTAGTCACTGGTTCCCTGGTAACAAAGCCGATAAACTCAACGAAATAGACTTGCAGCAATGCCTCAGATATAGTCCTCATGCTGATAAAATTCCCCAATTTTTAGCCAAGGCGCATCAATTATTAGCAGGTGAAGAATTGCAGCGTTTATCTCAGAGCTAA
- a CDS encoding iron-containing alcohol dehydrogenase family protein has protein sequence MPNQLSNQTLSNQTASSLITLAVAPAKVIRGCNILQVAATEIAKLGSRPLIVAGNSTVAISQEKLQPILEAQNLHVAQASYGADCAEVSLKALRKAAKEHKADTIIGIGGGKALDTAKLVAHQLDIPIVTIPTSAATCAAWTALSNVYSEDGAFLYDVALSRCPDLLILDYDLIQTAPQHTLVAGIGDAIAKWYEASVSSGHLEQTLIISAVQQARVLRDILFQKSAIALQQPGSEAWREVVDATVLLAGVIGGLGGAQCRTVAAHAVHNGLTHIAGHSSIHGEKVAYGILVQLRLEEMVQGNQLAAASRQQLLKFYAEIGLPQKLGDLGLGNITLGELQTAAEIALTPQSDIHRLPFKVVLEQLMAAMVSTTAPTDSRDSVHRVSTRGISDEVEE, from the coding sequence ATGCCTAATCAATTATCTAATCAAACCTTGTCTAATCAAACTGCTAGTTCATTAATCACCCTCGCGGTTGCCCCGGCAAAAGTTATCCGTGGCTGTAATATATTGCAGGTAGCCGCCACAGAAATTGCCAAATTGGGCAGTCGTCCTTTAATTGTGGCAGGTAATAGCACCGTTGCTATCAGCCAAGAGAAACTACAGCCAATTTTAGAAGCCCAGAATCTGCACGTTGCCCAAGCCTCTTATGGTGCAGATTGTGCGGAAGTTAGCTTAAAAGCCTTGAGGAAAGCAGCCAAAGAACATAAAGCCGATACGATTATCGGGATTGGTGGGGGCAAAGCTTTAGATACAGCAAAGTTAGTTGCCCATCAGTTAGATATACCTATAGTCACAATTCCCACATCGGCAGCTACCTGTGCCGCTTGGACGGCGCTATCAAATGTATATTCTGAGGACGGGGCGTTTCTTTACGATGTGGCTTTATCTCGCTGTCCCGACTTGCTGATACTTGACTACGACTTGATCCAAACTGCACCACAACATACACTAGTGGCAGGGATTGGGGATGCGATCGCTAAATGGTATGAAGCTTCTGTTAGTAGTGGGCATTTAGAACAAACTTTAATTATCTCCGCAGTCCAACAAGCGCGAGTTTTACGCGATATTTTATTCCAAAAGTCGGCAATTGCCTTACAACAACCAGGTAGTGAAGCTTGGCGGGAAGTTGTTGATGCCACAGTTTTACTAGCTGGTGTCATCGGTGGACTCGGTGGGGCGCAGTGCCGTACAGTAGCCGCCCATGCAGTCCATAATGGTTTAACCCACATTGCCGGACACAGTAGTATCCACGGTGAAAAAGTTGCCTACGGTATTTTGGTACAGCTGCGTCTGGAAGAAATGGTACAAGGTAATCAATTAGCAGCCGCCTCACGACAACAACTATTAAAGTTTTATGCAGAGATTGGACTGCCACAAAAATTAGGAGACTTGGGGTTGGGTAATATTACCTTAGGCGAGTTACAAACAGCCGCCGAAATCGCTTTAACACCTCAATCTGACATTCATCGTCTACCATTCAAAGTTGTGTTGGAACAGTTAATGGCAGCGATGGTTTCTACCACTGCACCAACAGATAGTAGAGACTCAGTTCATCGTGTCTCCACCAGGGGAATAAGTGACGAGGTTGAGGAATGA